In a single window of the Bacillus horti genome:
- the qcrB gene encoding menaquinol-cytochrome c reductase cytochrome b subunit, with amino-acid sequence MLNKIYDWVDERVDLTPIWRDVADHEVPEHVNPAHHFSAFVYCFGGLTFFLVVIQFLSGMFLTMYYVPDIMNAYESVKYLQNEVAYGQIVRGMHHWGASLVIVMMFLHTLRVFFQGAYKKPRELNWVIGVSIFMIILGLGFTGYLLPWDMKAYFATKVGLEIAASVPFLGGYIETLLAGGGVIGAQTLARFFAIHVFFLPAALLGLIAAHFILIRRQGISGPL; translated from the coding sequence ATGTTAAATAAAATTTATGATTGGGTCGATGAACGAGTAGATTTGACCCCAATTTGGCGGGACGTAGCAGACCATGAAGTTCCAGAACATGTTAACCCTGCTCACCATTTTTCTGCCTTTGTATACTGTTTTGGTGGATTAACCTTTTTTCTTGTAGTTATTCAGTTCCTATCTGGGATGTTCTTAACAATGTATTACGTACCAGATATTATGAATGCGTATGAGTCCGTAAAGTATCTTCAGAATGAAGTAGCTTATGGTCAAATTGTTCGAGGAATGCATCACTGGGGAGCAAGCTTGGTCATTGTTATGATGTTCCTACATACACTCCGTGTTTTCTTCCAAGGCGCTTATAAGAAGCCTCGTGAGTTAAACTGGGTTATAGGGGTATCAATTTTTATGATAATTCTTGGATTAGGATTTACAGGCTATCTATTGCCTTGGGATATGAAAGCTTATTTCGCTACAAAAGTAGGATTAGAAATTGCAGCAAGTGTTCCATTTTTAGGTGGTTATATCGAAACTTTATTAGCTGGTGGTGGCGTAATCGGTGCACAGACGTTAGCTCGATTCTTCGCTATTCACGTCTTCTTCTTACCAGCTGCATTATTAGGGCTAATTGCTGCCCATTTCATTTTAATTCGTAGACAAGGTATTTCAGGACCACTATAA
- a CDS encoding menaquinol-cytochrome c reductase cytochrome b/c subunit: MASNHDKNIKYVGDSRIRAERTPNIPKDYSEYPGKTEAFYPNFLLREWMVGAVVLVGFLCLTAAHEPPLELVADPTAVGYAPVPDWYFLFLFQLLKYSYFGGPYLVLGTIVVPGIAFTALALAPWLDRGPERRPSRRPIATGLMLLAVVSLFYLTWAAAEDHDWSQSERYSAKNAAEGPQIDTTTEGYEIFAQSCIGCHGDQLQGAAGGPPLNNVGDIHSADEIRDIIINGYETMPAGMFGGTDEELDVLVDWLASLSEENEGNTEE; encoded by the coding sequence ATGGCGAGTAATCACGATAAAAATATTAAGTACGTAGGAGACTCTCGTATACGTGCTGAACGTACCCCGAATATCCCGAAGGATTATTCGGAGTATCCAGGAAAAACAGAAGCATTCTACCCCAACTTTCTTTTAAGAGAATGGATGGTAGGAGCTGTTGTTTTAGTTGGTTTCCTATGCTTAACTGCGGCACACGAGCCGCCACTTGAATTAGTAGCTGATCCGACAGCCGTCGGCTATGCTCCTGTACCAGACTGGTACTTCTTATTCTTGTTTCAACTTCTAAAGTATTCATACTTCGGTGGTCCTTACCTTGTATTAGGTACCATTGTCGTTCCAGGTATTGCTTTTACCGCTTTAGCTTTAGCTCCATGGTTAGACCGTGGTCCTGAAAGACGTCCTTCTAGGCGTCCGATTGCTACAGGATTAATGCTATTAGCTGTAGTTTCTCTTTTCTATCTAACATGGGCTGCTGCTGAAGATCATGACTGGTCACAAAGCGAAAGATATTCAGCGAAGAATGCTGCTGAAGGTCCACAAATTGATACAACGACAGAGGGCTATGAAATTTTTGCTCAATCATGTATTGGGTGTCATGGTGATCAATTGCAGGGAGCAGCTGGTGGACCTCCACTTAACAATGTAGGTGATATCCATAGTGCGGATGAGATTCGAGATATCATTATCAATGGATATGAGACGATGCCAGCAGGCATGTTTGGTGGAACAGATGAAGAGTTAGATGTTCTAGTTGATTGGTTAGCTAGTTTATCTGAAGAGAATGAAGGAAATACGGAAGAATAG
- a CDS encoding DUF1405 domain-containing protein translates to MYYKSFVAWLGTSRIMKLLFIINFLGTIYGYYWYKNQLAQTPLHLWPFVPDSPTASLFFTVVLLAFILGERWPLIQALAAVTLFKYGIWATVMILWSAVLGAQLGFDHYMLMTSHVGMAIQAILYASYFTFTIKHLALASAWTLFNDFLDYTLHIFPWVHRNLYPYLGYVAGFTVTLSVISILLFYWLVLYKGGKNKLAVKLEI, encoded by the coding sequence ATGTATTATAAATCTTTTGTTGCTTGGCTAGGTACAAGTAGAATAATGAAGCTCCTATTTATCATTAATTTTCTAGGTACGATCTATGGCTATTATTGGTATAAGAATCAATTGGCACAGACCCCTTTACACTTGTGGCCATTTGTTCCGGACAGCCCTACAGCTAGTCTTTTTTTTACTGTTGTTCTTTTGGCGTTTATCTTGGGGGAAAGATGGCCGTTGATTCAGGCTCTGGCTGCAGTCACTTTATTTAAATATGGAATTTGGGCAACGGTTATGATTTTATGGAGTGCAGTGCTTGGGGCACAGCTAGGATTTGATCACTACATGCTAATGACCTCACATGTGGGGATGGCGATTCAAGCGATTCTCTATGCCTCTTATTTTACGTTTACGATAAAGCATCTTGCGCTTGCTTCAGCTTGGACATTGTTTAATGATTTCCTTGACTACACGCTACATATATTTCCCTGGGTTCACAGAAATCTGTATCCATACCTAGGATATGTTGCTGGCTTCACAGTAACGTTAAGCGTTATAAGTATTCTCCTCTTTTATTGGCTAGTATTGTACAAAGGAGGAAAAAATAAATTAGCGGTAAAGCTTGAAATATAG
- a CDS encoding sporulation protein YpjB yields MKRSKFILYVSNILFLFIVLYISSTVLGKTNSGLDLQVVQGQQGETQHEEWQRLNELASEALTLVRKNDFAAAREQVTQLEEQLLNLELGDYVERLDQANLLTGLVVQAKYALNQVQPDPKNIERRAWQLRLTLDAVSHKQQPLWLNAYPSLSKAIEDLRQTIEQNQREAFYKKLNELENMYQLVRPALFVSHKQGVVEQLDSQVAFLTKNSSERWKNKDQTLNVLQSFEQQLKLAFFQRTNQLQSFIFLLIGFTSIICAVLGYVGWRKYKGERDQKQLSWKQISSKNQNID; encoded by the coding sequence ATGAAAAGATCTAAGTTTATCTTGTATGTATCAAATATTCTGTTCCTTTTTATTGTTTTATATATTTCCTCAACTGTATTAGGGAAAACAAACTCGGGCTTAGATCTCCAAGTTGTTCAAGGGCAGCAAGGGGAGACTCAGCATGAAGAATGGCAGAGGCTTAATGAGCTAGCGTCTGAAGCCTTGACACTTGTTAGAAAAAATGATTTCGCTGCAGCGAGGGAGCAGGTAACCCAATTAGAAGAACAGCTCCTTAATCTTGAGCTAGGAGATTATGTTGAGAGGTTGGATCAAGCTAATTTATTGACGGGATTAGTTGTTCAGGCAAAATATGCTCTTAATCAAGTTCAACCTGATCCTAAAAATATTGAAAGAAGGGCGTGGCAGCTTAGACTAACCTTAGATGCCGTTTCTCATAAACAACAACCATTATGGTTAAATGCATACCCTTCACTCAGTAAGGCCATTGAAGATCTGCGTCAAACTATTGAACAAAATCAGCGTGAAGCTTTTTATAAAAAATTAAATGAACTTGAAAATATGTATCAGCTCGTTCGTCCGGCTTTGTTTGTTAGCCATAAGCAGGGGGTCGTTGAGCAGTTAGATTCTCAAGTGGCTTTTCTCACGAAAAATAGCTCTGAGCGTTGGAAGAATAAGGATCAAACACTGAATGTCCTTCAATCCTTTGAACAGCAATTAAAGCTGGCTTTCTTTCAAAGAACAAATCAGCTTCAATCTTTTATCTTTCTGTTGATCGGCTTTACTTCCATCATATGTGCTGTATTAGGCTATGTAGGATGGAGAAAATACAAAGGAGAACGTGATCAAAAGCAGCTCTCATGGAAACAAATATCAAGCAAGAATCAAAATATTGACTAA
- a CDS encoding zinc metallopeptidase, which yields MIFFYTIIPAILLSLYAQYKVRSAYSKYSRIASSSHMTGAEVARRILDTNGLFDIRVEEVRGQLSDHYDPQAKVVRLSTDNYHGTSLAGTAIAAHEVGHAIQDSEGYAFLRFRHALVPVANFGSKAAFPLILAGLIFSQFQSLLLLGIVFFSAAVLFQIITLPVEFNASSRAMQLVVAQGFIRNEEERGTRKVLDAAALTYVAAAAAAVLELVRLIYIYRSSN from the coding sequence ATGATTTTTTTCTATACAATAATACCAGCTATTCTTCTTTCTCTGTACGCCCAATATAAGGTTCGGTCAGCTTATAGCAAATATTCGAGAATTGCCTCTTCATCACATATGACTGGTGCTGAGGTGGCAAGGAGAATTCTAGATACTAACGGCCTCTTTGATATTCGTGTAGAGGAAGTAAGAGGGCAGCTTAGTGATCATTATGATCCTCAAGCTAAAGTTGTACGGTTATCCACTGATAACTATCATGGCACAAGCTTAGCTGGAACGGCTATTGCTGCTCATGAAGTTGGTCACGCCATACAGGACTCTGAAGGTTATGCTTTTCTGCGTTTCAGACATGCTTTGGTTCCGGTTGCGAATTTTGGTTCAAAGGCAGCTTTTCCACTCATCCTAGCTGGCTTAATCTTTTCACAATTTCAATCGCTTTTACTGTTAGGAATAGTGTTTTTCTCCGCTGCTGTATTGTTTCAAATCATTACACTCCCTGTTGAATTTAACGCTAGTAGTAGAGCGATGCAGCTTGTGGTAGCTCAGGGCTTTATCAGGAACGAAGAAGAGCGAGGTACTCGCAAAGTGTTAGATGCCGCAGCTTTAACTTATGTTGCCGCTGCAGCAGCTGCTGTTCTCGAACTGGTAAGACTGATTTACATCTATCGTTCTTCTAATTAA
- a CDS encoding YitT family protein, whose protein sequence is MPLRIKNIIMILLGSAIFAFGLNYFNIANQLVEGGFTGITLLLKYVFDFNPAITNLVLNIPLFFIGLKVLGKNSFIYTIIGTLAVSLFLWIFQGMGLYLGDDLLLAALYAGVTAGIGLGIVFRFGGTTGGVDIIARLCFKYFGWSIGRTMFAFDVAVIAISLIYLEHKLAMYTIIAVFVGARVIDFVQEGAYAAKSVFIVSDHPAKISDCIMKEMERGTTLLKGLGGYTGSQKEVLYCVVSRNELMRLKNIVKKIDPYAFLAVSDVHDVLGEGFTHDEQKRPLREE, encoded by the coding sequence ATGCCACTTAGAATTAAAAACATCATTATGATCCTATTAGGCAGTGCTATATTTGCCTTTGGTTTGAATTACTTCAACATAGCCAACCAGCTAGTTGAGGGTGGGTTTACGGGGATTACACTTTTACTAAAGTATGTGTTCGACTTTAATCCTGCTATCACTAACCTTGTTTTAAATATCCCTTTGTTTTTTATTGGACTAAAGGTTCTAGGGAAAAATTCATTTATCTATACGATTATAGGAACCTTAGCCGTTTCATTATTTCTTTGGATTTTTCAGGGAATGGGGCTCTATTTAGGAGATGATTTACTTCTTGCCGCCCTGTACGCAGGAGTAACAGCTGGAATCGGTTTAGGCATTGTCTTCCGCTTTGGGGGAACAACTGGTGGTGTTGATATCATCGCGAGGCTTTGCTTTAAATATTTCGGCTGGAGTATTGGTCGTACTATGTTTGCTTTTGACGTGGCTGTTATCGCCATTTCGCTTATCTATTTAGAGCATAAGCTGGCCATGTATACCATCATTGCGGTGTTTGTTGGAGCTAGAGTGATTGATTTTGTGCAGGAAGGAGCCTATGCAGCAAAATCAGTGTTTATTGTTTCCGATCACCCTGCAAAGATATCCGATTGCATTATGAAGGAAATGGAGAGAGGAACAACACTGCTAAAGGGACTAGGCGGTTATACCGGGAGCCAAAAAGAAGTCCTTTATTGTGTGGTAAGTAGAAATGAGCTTATGCGCTTGAAAAATATTGTTAAAAAGATCGACCCATACGCCTTTCTTGCTGTAAGCGATGTGCATGATGTTCTTGGAGAAGGCTTTACTCATGATGAACAAAAAAGACCACTACGTGAGGAATAA
- the dapB gene encoding 4-hydroxy-tetrahydrodipicolinate reductase: MAIKVIVAGAKGRMGTEAVKMILKDSELQLACGIDSKLDGVDVGEVIGLGHIGVPMHNDLEQALEQYEADVLVDLTTPQSGRRNMELALNKQVRPVVGTTGFSAQDITELSELCQQQQTGALIAPNFAIGAILMMKFAKQAAKYMPDVEIIEMHHNQKLDAPSGTAIKTAEMISEVREEHRQGHPEEKEEIDGARGAFFQGFPIHSVRLPGLVAHQQVIFGGEGQTLTLRHDSIDRSSFMPGINLAIKKVMHLEELVYGLDKIID; encoded by the coding sequence ATGGCTATAAAAGTAATCGTAGCAGGAGCCAAAGGGAGAATGGGTACAGAGGCTGTAAAAATGATACTCAAGGATTCTGAACTACAGTTGGCCTGTGGAATTGATTCCAAATTGGATGGTGTAGATGTCGGGGAAGTTATCGGTCTAGGACATATTGGCGTTCCTATGCACAATGATTTAGAGCAAGCGTTGGAGCAGTATGAGGCTGATGTGTTAGTTGACCTCACTACACCACAAAGTGGACGTAGAAATATGGAGCTAGCCCTGAATAAACAGGTGCGTCCTGTGGTAGGAACAACAGGGTTCTCAGCTCAAGACATTACTGAGCTATCGGAGCTTTGCCAGCAGCAGCAAACGGGAGCTTTAATTGCTCCAAACTTTGCTATTGGAGCCATACTAATGATGAAATTTGCTAAGCAGGCAGCGAAATACATGCCGGATGTGGAGATCATTGAGATGCACCACAATCAGAAGCTTGACGCTCCTTCAGGAACAGCGATTAAGACGGCTGAGATGATTAGTGAGGTCAGAGAAGAGCATCGCCAAGGACATCCTGAAGAAAAAGAAGAAATAGATGGAGCTCGTGGAGCGTTCTTTCAAGGCTTTCCTATCCATAGTGTTCGCTTGCCAGGTCTAGTTGCCCATCAGCAGGTGATTTTTGGAGGGGAAGGGCAGACCTTAACTTTACGACATGATTCGATTGATCGCTCCTCTTTTATGCCAGGGATTAATCTTGCCATCAAAAAAGTAATGCACTTAGAAGAGCTAGTGTATGGCTTAGACAAAATTATCGATTAA
- a CDS encoding methylglyoxal synthase yields the protein MNIALIAHDQKKQDMIHFALAYEPILKEHTLYATGTTGKLIMQNTSLEINRLMSGPLGGDQQIGAMIAENRMDVVLFFRDPLTAQPHEPDIIALLRLCDVYGVPLATNMATAEVLVKSIEQGDIDWRKVVNPNKTEEGRT from the coding sequence ATGAATATTGCCTTAATTGCACATGATCAGAAGAAGCAGGATATGATTCATTTTGCTTTGGCGTATGAGCCAATCCTTAAAGAGCATACACTTTATGCAACGGGAACTACAGGAAAGCTTATCATGCAAAATACATCTTTAGAAATTAATCGCTTAATGTCTGGACCATTAGGGGGGGATCAGCAAATTGGAGCGATGATTGCAGAAAACCGAATGGATGTTGTTCTATTTTTCAGAGATCCGTTAACCGCTCAGCCGCATGAGCCAGATATTATTGCTTTATTAAGATTATGTGATGTCTATGGTGTTCCTTTAGCAACAAATATGGCTACAGCAGAGGTTTTAGTCAAATCAATAGAACAAGGGGATATTGATTGGAGGAAGGTTGTTAATCCGAACAAGACGGAGGAGGGTCGTACATGA
- the bshB1 gene encoding bacillithiol biosynthesis deacetylase BshB1, whose product MSTDHLDILCFGAHPDDVEIGMAGTILKHVAEGYKVGICDLTMAELSSNGTVTKRQEEAQEAANRLGVVKRVNLGFPDRGLASNRDAIAYIVRIIREHKPRIVFLPFEEDRHPDHGAVTHLVEEAIFNAGIQKYQMSTEEEEAHRVQQTYYYFINGIQKPDILVDITKHVEGKKSALLAYESQFLLELESTATRLNDGFIEFIEGRDRVFGKMKNVPFAEGFVVKEPLLISTLL is encoded by the coding sequence ATGAGTACAGATCATTTAGATATTTTATGCTTTGGAGCTCATCCAGATGATGTTGAGATTGGCATGGCAGGAACGATTCTAAAGCATGTAGCAGAGGGCTATAAAGTAGGAATTTGTGATTTGACAATGGCAGAGCTTTCTTCCAATGGAACGGTGACAAAAAGACAGGAGGAAGCCCAAGAAGCAGCTAATCGCTTAGGTGTAGTGAAAAGAGTAAATTTAGGATTTCCTGATCGTGGATTAGCATCCAATAGAGATGCAATCGCCTATATCGTTCGGATTATTAGGGAGCATAAGCCTCGAATTGTCTTTTTACCTTTTGAGGAAGACCGCCATCCAGATCATGGTGCTGTCACTCATCTTGTTGAGGAGGCTATCTTTAATGCGGGTATTCAAAAATACCAGATGAGTACAGAGGAAGAGGAAGCCCATCGTGTTCAGCAAACCTATTATTACTTTATTAATGGTATCCAAAAGCCAGATATACTTGTAGATATTACGAAGCATGTAGAGGGTAAAAAGAGCGCTCTGTTAGCGTATGAATCTCAGTTCCTTCTAGAGCTAGAATCTACGGCAACTCGCTTAAATGATGGTTTTATCGAATTTATAGAGGGTCGTGATCGAGTATTTGGAAAAATGAAGAACGTTCCTTTTGCAGAGGGCTTTGTAGTAAAAGAACCGCTTTTGATTTCAACTTTATTATAG
- the bshA gene encoding N-acetyl-alpha-D-glucosaminyl L-malate synthase BshA: MSMTEKRLKIGITCYPTLGGSGVIATELGKLLAEKGHQVHFITSSMPFRLGKYHPNIFFHEVEVNHYSVFRYPPYDLTLASRMAQVANMEKLDILHVHYAVPHAICAFLAKQMIHHPIKIITTLHGTDITVLGYDDTLKDMIRFGIEQSDRVTAVSDELIKQTHELLNINKEIDKIYNFVDSRVYFKRDSTDLRERYSPNGEKLLIHISNFRPVKRVTDVVQIFRKIVHKLPAKLLLIGEGPELSRTCEWVQENGLNEHVVFLGKQEDVSEILSQMDLMLLPSEKESFGLVALEAMSCGVPVIASNAGGLPELIDHGQSGFTYPVGEVEAMAESALGLLMNEEQHKSFSQASIKRATTMFSADKMVGIYEDIYFQTLTEQ, encoded by the coding sequence ATGAGTATGACAGAAAAACGCTTAAAAATAGGAATTACCTGCTACCCTACTCTTGGAGGCTCAGGTGTTATTGCTACAGAGCTAGGCAAGCTGTTAGCAGAAAAAGGACATCAGGTACATTTTATTACGTCCAGTATGCCCTTTAGGCTAGGAAAATACCATCCAAATATCTTTTTCCATGAGGTCGAAGTCAATCATTACTCCGTTTTCCGTTATCCGCCTTACGATCTCACGTTAGCTAGCCGAATGGCTCAGGTCGCTAATATGGAGAAGCTTGATATTTTACATGTTCATTATGCTGTCCCTCACGCCATTTGTGCCTTCTTAGCAAAGCAAATGATTCACCATCCGATAAAAATTATTACTACGCTTCATGGAACAGACATTACTGTGTTGGGCTATGACGATACGTTGAAAGATATGATTCGCTTTGGTATTGAACAATCAGATCGAGTAACAGCCGTTTCTGATGAGCTCATTAAGCAAACACATGAGCTTCTGAATATCAACAAAGAAATTGATAAGATTTATAACTTCGTTGACTCTAGAGTGTACTTTAAACGAGATTCCACTGATCTTCGAGAGCGCTACTCTCCAAACGGAGAAAAGCTCCTTATACATATTTCAAATTTTAGACCTGTTAAGAGAGTAACGGATGTCGTCCAAATCTTCCGCAAGATTGTCCATAAACTTCCAGCTAAGCTTTTATTAATTGGAGAAGGGCCTGAACTATCAAGAACCTGTGAATGGGTGCAGGAAAATGGACTGAATGAGCATGTCGTCTTCTTAGGGAAGCAGGAGGATGTCTCAGAGATCTTATCGCAAATGGATTTAATGCTATTACCTTCTGAGAAGGAAAGCTTTGGCTTGGTTGCCTTAGAAGCGATGTCATGTGGTGTGCCTGTAATCGCATCTAATGCTGGAGGATTACCTGAGCTTATTGATCACGGTCAATCTGGCTTTACATATCCGGTTGGAGAGGTAGAAGCAATGGCAGAGTCAGCACTAGGATTATTGATGAATGAAGAACAGCATAAAAGCTTTTCGCAAGCAAGCATTAAACGAGCAACGACGATGTTTTCAGCAGATAAAATGGTGGGCATCTATGAAGATATCTATTTTCAAACACTTACAGAACAATAA
- a CDS encoding CCA tRNA nucleotidyltransferase yields MKLDLDERFSAGIDVIKRLEDRGYEAYFIGGCVRDLLLNRQVADIDLCSSAKPEEVIRLFSRTIPTGLQHGTVTVLWRRKQIEVTTFRTEQNYANHRHPKEVQFVSTLAEDCKRRDFTINAIAMDKDGRIIDYEHGVADLERKQIKTVGHPEERFQEDALRMLRAIRFSTQLRFSIQSATYEAIKRHKLLLQHIAKERISVEFQKVMQADAVQQGVRLLLDSGIAGDIHPFSGVTSAFQSFSTFDLQELSEKERWVLLLFLVADEEKALHFLKQNMLPKLLSREIRKLTKLCYAYPTYRKATHFSDLMLVQLGQENVFFLLLMNRLVTSPSNDYLFEQKLQHEQEIIRSRIEHLPLQAIEQLAISGEELAKLYMQRKKGQWIQQALERLLLAVVNREVENERDRLIAFMMESEGYE; encoded by the coding sequence ATGAAGCTAGACCTAGATGAAAGGTTTTCAGCAGGGATAGACGTCATTAAAAGGTTAGAGGATAGAGGCTACGAGGCTTATTTTATTGGGGGCTGTGTCAGGGATCTTTTGCTCAATCGCCAAGTGGCTGATATTGATTTATGTTCATCGGCTAAACCAGAGGAGGTTATTCGCCTCTTTTCACGAACTATTCCAACTGGCTTACAGCATGGAACAGTTACTGTGCTGTGGAGGAGAAAGCAAATAGAGGTTACGACCTTTCGGACGGAGCAGAACTACGCCAATCATAGGCATCCCAAGGAGGTTCAATTTGTCTCTACTCTTGCAGAGGACTGCAAGCGTAGAGATTTTACAATTAATGCTATAGCTATGGATAAGGACGGAAGAATTATCGATTATGAACATGGAGTAGCTGACTTGGAAAGAAAACAAATCAAAACCGTCGGACATCCTGAGGAGCGATTTCAAGAGGATGCTTTGAGAATGCTTAGAGCGATTCGGTTTAGTACACAGTTAAGATTTAGTATCCAATCCGCTACGTATGAAGCGATTAAGAGGCATAAGCTCCTCTTACAGCATATAGCGAAAGAGCGTATCAGTGTTGAATTCCAAAAAGTCATGCAGGCTGACGCCGTGCAACAGGGCGTTCGTTTGCTATTAGATTCGGGTATTGCTGGTGATATTCATCCTTTTTCGGGAGTTACTTCTGCCTTCCAAAGCTTTTCTACCTTTGACTTACAAGAGCTGTCAGAGAAGGAAAGATGGGTGTTGCTTTTATTCCTTGTAGCCGATGAAGAAAAGGCATTACACTTCTTGAAGCAGAATATGCTTCCAAAGCTTTTGAGTAGGGAGATAAGGAAATTAACCAAGCTTTGCTATGCCTATCCAACCTATCGTAAAGCTACTCATTTTTCGGATTTAATGCTTGTTCAGCTTGGTCAAGAAAATGTGTTTTTTCTATTGCTTATGAATAGGTTAGTGACTTCTCCTTCTAACGATTATTTGTTTGAGCAGAAGCTACAGCATGAACAAGAAATAATACGTAGCAGGATAGAACACCTCCCGCTCCAGGCAATAGAACAATTAGCGATTTCAGGCGAGGAGCTTGCTAAGCTTTATATGCAGAGAAAAAAAGGACAATGGATTCAACAAGCACTAGAAAGGCTACTGCTCGCTGTTGTGAATCGAGAAGTAGAAAATGAACGGGACAGGCTGATAGCTTTTATGATGGAGAGTGAAGGGTATGAATGA
- a CDS encoding biotin--[acetyl-CoA-carboxylase] ligase, with translation MNENRERVLDELLQHRDSFLSGEELSKRLSISRTAVWKHIEELRRDGYTINAVRKQGYMIKAVPSSLEVSAIHPFLETEFVGKEMYTYGEVMSTQLIAHEKAKSGAASGTVILADLQTQGKARLGRRWHSPKGTGIWMSLMVKPYLPLSAIPQLTLLTAVALVRGIHQEIGLEVQIKWPNDLLFHGKKLCGILTEVQAEADQVNYVIIGIGMNVNHQEKDFDESLSSIATSLRIEKGKKLDRNKLIAVLLKEWEILYQLYMKQGFSPIKTLWETYALSLGQQITARTVQGNYTGMAKGITDEGILLLEDEQGTIHKIYSADIETPKT, from the coding sequence ATGAATGAAAATCGGGAAAGAGTACTAGATGAGTTGCTACAGCACAGAGATTCCTTTTTGTCAGGAGAGGAGCTGAGTAAGCGTCTTAGTATTTCGCGTACAGCTGTGTGGAAGCATATTGAGGAGCTTAGGAGAGATGGTTATACGATTAATGCTGTTAGAAAGCAAGGATATATGATTAAAGCAGTTCCTTCCTCATTAGAGGTATCCGCTATTCATCCTTTTTTGGAGACTGAATTTGTTGGTAAAGAGATGTATACGTACGGAGAAGTGATGTCAACTCAACTGATTGCTCATGAAAAGGCAAAGTCAGGGGCAGCCTCGGGAACAGTTATCCTTGCCGATTTGCAAACACAGGGGAAGGCTAGACTTGGGAGGCGCTGGCATTCACCAAAAGGTACGGGAATTTGGATGAGCCTGATGGTAAAGCCCTACCTTCCATTATCGGCGATACCACAGCTAACTCTACTTACTGCTGTAGCCTTAGTAAGAGGTATTCATCAAGAAATAGGCTTAGAGGTGCAAATAAAATGGCCGAATGATCTCCTTTTTCATGGAAAAAAGCTTTGTGGCATTCTTACTGAGGTTCAAGCTGAAGCTGATCAAGTGAATTATGTCATTATCGGGATTGGCATGAATGTCAATCATCAAGAGAAGGATTTTGACGAAAGCCTGTCATCAATAGCTACCTCATTAAGAATTGAAAAAGGAAAAAAGCTGGATAGAAATAAATTGATTGCTGTACTGCTTAAGGAATGGGAAATTCTTTATCAGCTTTACATGAAGCAAGGCTTTTCTCCTATAAAAACTTTATGGGAAACGTATGCTTTATCCTTAGGTCAACAAATTACTGCCCGCACGGTACAAGGGAATTATACAGGAATGGCTAAAGGTATTACCGACGAAGGGATTTTACTGCTTGAGGACGAGCAAGGAACGATTCATAAAATCTATTCAGCAGATATAGAGACACCCAAAACGTAA